CCGATCCCAAAACCCATGGAAACTATGCCAGAAGCCAATCCCCTCTTATCTTCAAACCATTTTATTGCCAAATTGAGCGATAAACCGAAAAGAATTCCAACACCTACGCTTCCTAGACACCAGCTTACATAAAAGAAGTAGATATTTGGAGCTAATGAGCTTAAAACAAGACAAACTGACATCAATATTGAGGCCGGCACTCCTACGGTTCTAGGTCCATACAAATCAGCCAAATATCCACTTAATATTTGTGTGATAGTTGATAAGACTACGAAAAAAGTAAATGCTAATTCTGCTTGAACCACTGTTACGTTCAAGGTTCTAATAATTAACGGTTCGTAAGCGTTCCAAGAATATTGATAAGTGGAGTTAAATAGCATTGCTATTAGTCCTATAAAAAGATATTTGACCCTCTCTCTCATAAATTACATTTACCTATCACACTTAAATCGCTAACGCAAGATTGTCTTATAAGGTTTTTCAAAATTGAAGTTTCTTTCTAATTTCTCTTATAAATGTTATTATAAACTACAAATTTATTTATTGGTAAGTGAATTTGTATCGAGTTTACCGAACATATATCACATTAACAAGGCAAGTTATGTTTAAATACTTTTATTCTTTAATATATTTTTGTGGCATTAAATGCTACCCTCAATCCCTAAAGAAAAGTTATTAGATATGTATAGAAAGATGTTATTGATAAGGTACCATGAGCTTACTGCCAAGGAGCTCTTCGCATCCGGTAAGATACCTGGATTCGTTCACTTATATGTAGGGGAAGAAGCAGTAGCTGTAGGAGTAATGAGTGCATTAAGAGAAGATGATGTTATAACTAGTACTCATAGAGGACATGGCCATTGTATAGCTAAAGGTTTAGACGTAAAGAGAATGCTAGCAGAGATTATGGGAAAGAAAACTGGTGTATGTAAGGGTAAGGGAGGTTCGATGCATATTTTCGATTACAGTAAAGGTATGTTAGGTGCGAATGGCATAGTAGGTGGAGGTGCCCCTCATGCAGTAGGAGCTGCCCTAGCATTCAAGCTCAAAGGTTTAGATAGAGTTTCTGTTGCCTTTATAGGAGATGGGGCTATGAATCAAGGTGTTGTCTTAGAATCCTTAAATCTCTCCGCAATATGGAGACTCCCTGTAATTTTCGTAGTTGAGGATAACATGTATGCAATGTCAACTAGAAGCTTAGCTCCAGGTAAATTACAACCTAGACATTCTGCAGCAAAGAGTTATGTTGAAAGGGCTTTAGGTTTCGGTATACCCGCAGTAGAAGTGGATGGAATGGACGTATTAGCAGTTTACGAGGTCGCTAGAGAGGCAGTAAATAGGGCTAGAAAAGGTGAAGGTCCATCTTTACTTCATTGTAAGACATACAGATTCTTTGGACACTTTGAGGGAGATCCTCTAGTTTATAGAGATAAGGAGGAAGAAGAGATGTGGAGAAAGAGAGATCCCATATTATTACTAAGGGATAAGTTAGTCTCAAATAATATCGTGCCTCCAGAAGAACTGGATAAGATAGATAGAGAAGCCAAAGCGGAAATAGAGCAAGCACTGAAATTCGCTGAGGATAGCCCGTATCCAGAAGTTGAGGAAGCACTTACTGATGTTTTCACAGATAATTCGTATTGAGGTGAACGTAAATGAGGCAATTAACCTTTACGGATGCAATAAATGAGGCCTTACGACAAGAAATGGAAAGGGATTCTTCAATAGTACTAATAGGAGAGGATATAGGAGTTTATGGAGGAGCTTTTGGTGTAACTAAAGGTCTAATAGAGAAATTTGGCTCTGATAAGGTTATTGATACTCCGATATCTGAGGCAGGCTTCATAGGAGCTGCAGTAGGTGCCGCATTAGCTGGTCTGAGACCGGTAGTAGAATTAAT
The nucleotide sequence above comes from Sulfolobus tengchongensis. Encoded proteins:
- a CDS encoding thiamine pyrophosphate-dependent dehydrogenase E1 component subunit alpha, with the protein product MLPSIPKEKLLDMYRKMLLIRYHELTAKELFASGKIPGFVHLYVGEEAVAVGVMSALREDDVITSTHRGHGHCIAKGLDVKRMLAEIMGKKTGVCKGKGGSMHIFDYSKGMLGANGIVGGGAPHAVGAALAFKLKGLDRVSVAFIGDGAMNQGVVLESLNLSAIWRLPVIFVVEDNMYAMSTRSLAPGKLQPRHSAAKSYVERALGFGIPAVEVDGMDVLAVYEVAREAVNRARKGEGPSLLHCKTYRFFGHFEGDPLVYRDKEEEEMWRKRDPILLLRDKLVSNNIVPPEELDKIDREAKAEIEQALKFAEDSPYPEVEEALTDVFTDNSY